In the Plasmodium yoelii strain 17X genome assembly, chromosome: 3 genome, one interval contains:
- a CDS encoding fam-b protein: protein MRISILKYVFFSIIISLFEYAKNELYYVNERSICLERNITNFRNNRILADADNRFDLNDFYQSTLSLMNQFNDYIDDDKEITYLQNTIDSQIKMRKENNTLPDLNNLDKKTKKLIDELRKELEEVKKEIDNKSDGELAIQPIYDKRIIKKDENNYVSEYENFGRLENYENVLGSEYDNFEDKYNEVTSSNDYKRLKIDRTLTKHKKKLFKKMLIFMGSQFLIIISGAWYLTFLFIPQMISIIKKWWKIIKLSNKLEKESV from the exons atgagaatcagtattttaaaatatgtttttttttcaattattatttccCTTTTTGAATATGCCAAAAAT GAATTATACTATGTAAATGAGAGAAGCATATGCCTTGAAAGgaatataacaaattttagAAATAATAGGATATTAGCAGATGCAGATAATCGATTCgatttaaatgatttttatcAATCCACTTTGAGTCTTATGAATCAATTTAATGATTACATTGATGATGACAAAGAAATAACATATCTTCAAAATACTATAGATTCACAAATAAAGATGcgtaaagaaaataatacattacctgatttaaataatttagataagaaaactaaaaaattaattgatGAACTTCGAAAAGAATTAGAAGAAGTAAAAAAAGAGATTGATAATAAAAGTGATGGTGAATTAGCAATACAGCCGATATATGAcaaaagaataataaaaaaagatgaaaataattatgtatcAGAGTATGAAAATTTTGGACGATtggaaaattatgaaaatgttTTGGGGAGTGAATATGATAATTTTgaagataaatataatgaagtTACATCAAGTAATGATTATAAGAGATTAAAAATTGATCGAACGTTaacaaaacataaaaaaaaactatttaaGAAGATGCTGATATTTATGGGATCCCAATTTTTGATAATTATATCAGGAGCGTGGTacttaacatttttatttataccgcAAATGATTTCTATAATTAAGAAATGGTGGAAAATCATAAAATTAAGCAATAAACTAGAAAAGGAATCAGTATAA